A window of Dehalogenimonas sp. WBC-2 genomic DNA:
ATTACATTCTTCGATATCAACGAAAACATCCTCTCCAGGGTGGCTATAAAATATGCCAAGAGCGTCGTGGACACGGTCAGGGCAGCAATGACGGTACTCGACTCAGACTTGCGCCTGGTTTCAGCAAACAAAGCGTTCTATAAATTATTCGATGTCACTCCAGGTGAGACCATGGGTAAACCAATCGCTGAGATAGGCCGCGGGGAGTTGGAAGTTCCCGAACTCCAAAACGCCCTCAAGAGTGTTTTGAATAAAGGCACCAAATTCGATGATTTTGCGGTTACCCTGAAAGCAGGCACCACCGGTAAAAAACAATTCCTTCTCAATGCGCGGCGTCTGGTCGACAATACCTCCGATCCCATGGCACTTCTGTCGATTGAGGCCGTGGACAATTAGAACAGACTAGTTTCCCCTTGGAGGCAGAAAATGACTGATAAAAAAACGGTTCAATCTTTAAATGAAACACCGGAAAAGAGAAGGAATATTCCTTCTATCTCTCCAAGCAGCACTTCAGATCTGGAAACCGAGCTCCGGGTTTACCAGGCCGAACTTGAAATGCAGAACGAGATGTTGCGGGAAACGGAAGACCACCTGGAAGAATCAAACGCGGTCTACCACCAGTTGTTCAATCTCTCCCCGATGCCGTATTTCGTCATTGACTCCAACCTGACTATAACCATTGCAAACAACGCCGGAGCCGAATTGCTGGATAAAACACCATCGGAGCTCATTGGCGAACGTTTCAGCCGATTCATCGTGCCGGATTTCCAGGACAGCTTTCATCACTGCCTCGCCGGTTTGTCAGGGAAAAAATTGCGGAACCTTGTGGATACCGTCATAACGCTAGACGATAAAAAACAGATCAACGTAGAAATCATCGCCGCCAGGACCGGAGCCACGGGATTGAATTATCTTATCGCCGTGATCGATATAACGGAGCGGCGACAGAACGTCTTCACTCTGCGCGAACTGAAACTCCTCGATAATGCCCTGGATTGCGTCAATGCCCAGGTGGTGTACCTGGACACCAATTTTAATTTCATCCTGGTCAATACAGCTTACGCCAAAGTGTGCGGTTACCCCAAAGAATTCTTCCCGGGGAAGAACCATTTTGTACTGTACCCCGACGATGAGAATGAAGCCATTTTCCGCCGGGTCAGGGACAGCGGTGTTGCCGAAACTTACAGTGATAAGCCTTTTGAATTCCCCGGCCATTCTGAGCACGGCGTCACCTATTGGGACTGGACACTTACCCCGGTCAAATCATTTTCCGGTGCAGTCGAAGGCCTGGTGTTTTCACTGACCGAAACCACTCAGCGGGTCAAAGCGGCCAAAGTGCTGCAAACTGTCTCTGAACAACTGGAAGACCAGGTAAGATCCCGTACCGCCGAGCTTGAGGACGTCAATCAACAATTAGCGCTGGAAATGGCACGCCGTACCCTGGCAAAAGATGAATTACGCGCCCTGTCACGGCGTCTGGTGGAACTGGAGGAGGCGGAACGCCGCCGCATTTCTCAGGAACTCCACGATGAAGTCGGCCAGCACCTGACCTTGCTCAAAATGATATTGGACACCGGTCGCCGGAACAACACCATGGGCAAAACAGCCATAGAATCAGCCATTGAGCAAACCAATCAGGTGATTACCCAGGTACGCGACCTGTCTCTACAGCTTCACCCGGCAATGCTGGATGTCCTGGGGCTGTCCTCAACACTGAAGGCTCTCTTTCAACGTTTAAAGGACTCTTCCGGTCTCATGATCGCTTTTGACGGCAATATTGATGATACCAGACTGAATCCAGACCTCAGACTATGCGCATACCGCGTGACACAGGAGGCGTTGACCAATATTCTGCGCTACGCCGACGTCAATGAGGCAGCGGTCAGACTAACAGACAAAAAGGATCATTTTTGCATTGCCATCAGCGATAAGGGCAAGGGTTTTGATTGGGCAAAGCTTACCGCCGGCAAAAGCAGCGGTATTAGCAGTATGCGTGAGCGCATCATGACCTTTAATGGACGTTTCCGTCTGGAGACAGGGGTCGGCCTCGGCACTCTGGTTGAAGTGGAATTGCCCTATTCCATTGATAAGAAACAGAGTCCTTAAAGCATTATACACTGACCTCTGATTCGCCCTGATTGTCCCCCCTGTCCCGAGTTAGCACTCGGGGAGCGAAATCGAAGGGTCTACATTATTCGGCACCCTAATTACAAAATATATCCTCAAAAAGTTCAAAAACCCCATTGACACTCAACTACTCGTGTGCTAACATTCGTTCTCTGTTTACTAGTTGGTTATAAAGAGTATTTGATTTATTGGTTGATTATGGCAAACAACCGGTTGTTTTATCATTTTTTCATTTGCAGAGAAACAACCACGGGGAATATATCCGGTAGTTCAAAGGAGTATTT
This region includes:
- a CDS encoding sensory box sensor histidine kinase, which produces MTDKKTVQSLNETPEKRRNIPSISPSSTSDLETELRVYQAELEMQNEMLRETEDHLEESNAVYHQLFNLSPMPYFVIDSNLTITIANNAGAELLDKTPSELIGERFSRFIVPDFQDSFHHCLAGLSGKKLRNLVDTVITLDDKKQINVEIIAARTGATGLNYLIAVIDITERRQNVFTLRELKLLDNALDCVNAQVVYLDTNFNFILVNTAYAKVCGYPKEFFPGKNHFVLYPDDENEAIFRRVRDSGVAETYSDKPFEFPGHSEHGVTYWDWTLTPVKSFSGAVEGLVFSLTETTQRVKAAKVLQTVSEQLEDQVRSRTAELEDVNQQLALEMARRTLAKDELRALSRRLVELEEAERRRISQELHDEVGQHLTLLKMILDTGRRNNTMGKTAIESAIEQTNQVITQVRDLSLQLHPAMLDVLGLSSTLKALFQRLKDSSGLMIAFDGNIDDTRLNPDLRLCAYRVTQEALTNILRYADVNEAAVRLTDKKDHFCIAISDKGKGFDWAKLTAGKSSGISSMRERIMTFNGRFRLETGVGLGTLVEVELPYSIDKKQSP